A genomic region of Phragmites australis chromosome 2, lpPhrAust1.1, whole genome shotgun sequence contains the following coding sequences:
- the LOC133909459 gene encoding uncharacterized protein LOC133909459, with product MGVWREGAGWCFCSGGGDVRSERVKAAIFSAKAAALAAVSGHGSGLLIHRNLLLTTHGNLPSAAAAEDAEALLGHERLAARLEPHRFFITSSILDLTIVGLDYTESDPTLQGQQPHYLKTSCKPSLDHGSVVYVLGHTGKKELVIGEGKVVIGTDNLLKLATDGVTWCPGSAGFDAQGNLAFMICDPMKLASSPTARSSSASSSSSHSWKKDHQMQFGIPISVVCDWLYQHWKGSLDEVSKPKLPLVRLMSSRSDHSNTSFTRHLVFKPDDENDDASVCSKPKCQQASGSSATARISHEANHLVDLRTNNEQGIATPEIYESPRQSSCLAQKDAAPIQLLDIPPRAPKTIFLPLPLKQMLSDENNVETSKPRNQSKDNGFPSGLIWHRNYEADCRDPPVALRHEDCSSEGQSSSSPVEILQYGDQEYSSEEETMYSAETMESRNIPSPREKHVGRSQSCVTYSRWSSPRTSAKQNGYLRKQHTLIPVRKTHSQNTALPQRSHDYLSPTVSSAMKKRNSMEQQQPTKPRRSIVQSSPKWIF from the exons ATGGGGGTGTGGAGGGAGGGGGCGGGGTGGTGCTTCTGCTCCGGCGGCGGAGACGTGAGGTCGGAGCGCgtgaaggcggcgatcttctcggcGAAGGCCGCGGCGCTGGCCGCGGTCAGCGGGCATGGCAGCGGGCTCCTGATCCACCGGAACCTGCTGCTCACCACGCACGGCAACCTGCcgtccgcggccgccgccgaggaCGCCGAGGCGCTGCTTGGACACGAACGCCTCGCCGCCCGCCTCGAGCCTCACAG ATTCTTCATCACCAGCTCAATTCTTGACCTTACAATAGTGGGGCTTGATTATACAGAGAGCGACCCGACTCTGCAGGGTCAGCAACCTCACTATTTGAAAACATCCTGCAAACCAAGCCTAGATCATGGTAGTGTTGTTTACGTGCTGGGGCATACGGGGAAAAAGGAACTGGTGATTGGTGAGGGAAAAGTAGTGATTGGCACAGACAACCTCTTAAAGCTTGCAACTGATGGGGTGACATGGTGCCCTGGGTCTGCTGGTTTCGATGCCCAAGGGAACCTAGCGTTCATGATTTGTGATCCGATGAAGCTGGCCTCTTCCCCCACTGCACGATCGTCCTCGgcatcctcatcatcttcacATTCATGGAAGAAGGATCACCAAATGCAATTCGGCATCCCCATATCTGTAGTTTGCGATTGGTTGTATCAGCATTGGAAGGGCAGCTTGGACGAGGTTAGCAAGCCAAAGTTACCTCTTGTTCGGCTGATGTCCAGCAGGAGTGATCACTCAAACACCTCTTTCACTCGCCATCTTGTGTTCAAGCCTGACGACGAGAACGATGATGCATCCGTTTGTTCAAAGCCTAAATGTCAGCAAGCATCAGGAAGCTCAGCCACCGCAAGGATTTCGCATGAAGCTAATCATCTAGTTGATCTGCGCACAAACAATGAGCAGGGGATTGCAACGCCAGAAATATACGAGTCACCAAGGCAAAGTTCTTGTCTGGCTCAGAAGGATGCTGCACCAATTCAACTCTTGGACATCCCACCCAGGGCTCCCAAGACTATCTTTCTACCACTGCCTCTGAAACAAATGCTTTCTGATGAGAACAATGTCGAAACATCCAAGCCTAGAAATCAATCTAAAGATAATGGCTTTCCATCAGGGCTCATATGGCACCGTAATTATGAGGCTGATTGTAGGGACCCTCCAGTAGCTCTTCGGCACGAGGATTGCAGCAGTGAGGGGCAGTCGAGCTCGTCACCCGTTGAGATATTGCAGTATGGAGATCAAGAGTATAGCAGTGAGGAGGAAACAATGTACTCAGCTGAAACCATGGAAAGCAGGAACATTCCAAGCCCCAGGGAAAAGCATGTTGGGAGGAGCCAGAGCTGTGTCACCTACAGCAGGTGGAGCTCTCCAAGGACCTCGGCGAAACAAAACGGGTACTTACGAAAGCAGCATACACTGATCCCTGTGCGGAAGACACACTCTCAGAACACGGCTCTGCCACAGAGGAGTCATGACTATTTGAGCCCAACAGTCTCCTCGGCTATGAAGAAGAGGAACTCTATGGAACAGCAACAGCCCACAAAGCCTCGACGGAGCATTGTTCAGTCTTCTCCAAAATGGATATTTTGA
- the LOC133908300 gene encoding uncharacterized protein LOC133908300, which translates to KYLIIYIDRYNYRAHQRDQRSIYKSKSPIPSRAIFTSLAFPVSLSRSLLSLPVFPSFSSFHLPQPTHSSLQIPSATALATTNHSPGQNPKQAAMPSLLLLLLLSSAAASNCFQASCAGAESGPARRELVPVAPAPELGAMVLSLNETRRRLGSFQLCAPCTCCGGSRGACELAPCCYAINCNIPNRPFGYCSFTPKSCDCLGCNL; encoded by the exons aaatatttaattatctaTATAGATAGATATAATTACCGTGCACACCAGAGAGATCAGAGGTCTATTTACAAATCCAAATCTCCCATCCCGAGCCGTGCCATCTTCACTTCACTTGCATTCCCAGTTTCCCTCTCCCgatccctcctctctctcccggtCTTCCCTTCCTTCTCCAGCTTCCATCTTCCCCAACCCACCCATTCCTCACTTCAAATCCCCAGTGCGACTGCACTCGCCACCACCAATCACAGCCCAGGCCAAAACCCTAAGCAAGCAGCCAtgcccagcctcctcctcctgctcctgctctcCTCGGCCGCGGCCTCCAACTGCTTCCAG GCCTCTTGCGCGGGCGCGGAGTCCGGGCCGGCCCGGCGGGAGCTGGTGCCGGTGGCCCCTGCGCCCGAGCTCGGGGCCATGGTGCTGAGCCTGAACGagacgcggcggcggctggggaGCTTCCAGCTCTGCGCGCCCTGCACCTGCTGCGGTGGGTCCAGGGGCGCGTGCGAGCTCGCCCCCTGCTGCTACGCCATCAACTGCAACATCCCCAACCGCCCCTTCGGGTACTGCTCTTTCACGCCCAAGTCCTGCGACTGCCTCGGCTGCAACCTCTGA